One window of Marinilabiliales bacterium genomic DNA carries:
- a CDS encoding sugar phosphate isomerase/epimerase — MQTKEIFSRLFLVFICFPVIFGTSCAGTDKGVLVPDPGVVSFTFRDQFSEDVPGTLDMIKEMGITNIEFSNLFGKTAEEMRALLDKRDMVCTSYGVGYNRIIDDIEAVAREAEILGAKYVRVATIPFERPEFTIEDAQRAVADFNRAGEYLYGQGIHFCYHNHGFEFWPWKDDLTLFDYIVQNTNPQYVSFQMDVMWTVHPGQDPVELLERYPDRFRLMHLKDLRKGVTGDLSGSTPRENDVVLGTGQVNWPAVLKAAQNTNIEYYYIEDESPDVIERVPKSREYIISISDDDWLLFTVTDQL, encoded by the coding sequence ATGCAGACAAAAGAGATTTTCAGCAGGTTATTTCTGGTATTTATTTGCTTTCCGGTGATCTTTGGCACTTCATGTGCAGGGACTGACAAAGGAGTCCTTGTGCCAGACCCGGGAGTCGTTTCTTTCACCTTCAGAGACCAGTTTTCAGAAGATGTGCCGGGCACCCTCGACATGATAAAGGAGATGGGTATTACCAATATAGAGTTTTCAAACCTTTTCGGAAAGACAGCAGAAGAAATGAGAGCGCTTCTCGATAAGAGGGATATGGTATGCACATCCTACGGCGTTGGATACAACAGGATTATTGATGATATTGAAGCGGTGGCACGTGAGGCCGAAATTCTCGGGGCAAAATACGTAAGGGTGGCTACGATTCCCTTTGAAAGGCCTGAGTTCACTATTGAAGATGCACAGAGGGCGGTGGCTGATTTCAACCGTGCAGGAGAGTATCTTTACGGGCAGGGTATCCATTTCTGCTATCACAACCACGGCTTTGAATTCTGGCCCTGGAAAGATGACCTTACACTGTTTGATTATATAGTTCAGAACACCAATCCCCAATATGTAAGCTTTCAGATGGACGTTATGTGGACAGTGCATCCCGGGCAGGATCCGGTTGAGCTTCTTGAAAGGTATCCCGACCGGTTCAGGCTGATGCACCTTAAGGACCTCCGCAAGGGAGTTACAGGTGACCTGTCGGGAAGCACACCCAGGGAAAATGATGTTGTTCTGGGAACAGGCCAGGTCAATTGGCCGGCGGTGCTGAAAGCCGCACAAAACACCAATATTGAGTACTACTACATTGAAGATGAGAGTCCGGATGTAATTGAAAGAGTGCCCAAAAGCAGGGAATACATTATCAGCATCAGCGATGATGACTGGCTATTATTCACTGTCACTGACCAGCTGTAA